The stretch of DNA ACAACAACTCAGTTTTCCCGGTAGAGTCatgcaccgcaggcatgccttcgacaatcgatgtcagtttcagattgagttttcgaactaccaggtgactgggttgtgttttgattgctctctctctctctctctctctctctctctctctctctctctctctctctctctctctctctctctctctctctctctctctctctctctctctcctctctctctctctctctctctctctctctctctctctctctctctctctctcttattaccGGCCGCTTCGGCCAGCGAAttatctcgactccgctctttaaatccatgcagaatgtgcgtatcgtatgaactattctttattttctcaatattgacacatgcaggcctgtacctatacgtgatattgactttgacaccataaaatatttcagtcgtatgtggaaaaaagtagtccatctgtaaactctgaatatgcagatgacctctataaattattcaattgtactctgaaatcaaagacaatgaccaatgacagttgagatcgaaactcggttgtgatgggatatccatatggCTGTGATGGAATATGCAGAATattcacctcctcagctaacagagacaaagaggcaggtcatgggataaaccTAACTcccccgccccccacccccccccccccccccttccatccTTGTCCACGCAAGTCCCTCACNNNNNNNNNNNNNNNNNNNNNNNNNNNNNNNNNNNNNNNNNNNNNNNNNNNNNNNNNNNNNNNNNNNNNNNNNNNNNNNNNNNNNNNNNNNNNNNNNNNNNNNNNNNNNNNNNNNNNNNNNNNNNNNNNNNNNNNNNNNNNNNNNNNNNNNNNNNNNNNNNNNNNNNNNNNNNNNNNNNNNNNNNNNNNNNNNNNNNNNNctctctctctctctttctttctccattgttctctctctcctttcattACCATCGCATCACAGAATATTTATTTAGCGTATAAAACGTATATTTCTAATTTTTATAAGAgtgaaaacagaattaaaacAATATCAAATCATATGTACGTATACAATTAAATTATTTTAATAATTGCTGAGTATAGAATTTAAACATTATCACATTGTAAGCTTGATATAGTTTCCGTGTCAAtggaataaaataaatatatcGGGCAATATTTTCCGCAGGCACCAGGCAAGGACAAGGGGACCCAGATAGCAACGTACAAAGGAAAACATTTCTACGCGACGGCCAACACACGTGTTGATTTTCTCCCCAACGCGGGGCTGTCTCTACGCTTCGCCAGACCTCAGGATTCCGGCAACTATTCTGTGCAAGTGAAGCTTAAGCAGGCACACTCGTCTCTTGCTTCAGTTTGGAGGACGGTGACGCTGTCTGTTACAggtaattgtttttgtttttcacgtGATGGCTTTCAATGATGAGCAACAACTACCAGCAAGCGATGTCGAAGATAAACGAGTGTTAAGCAACGTGATTGCTACATTCATCTATTTGCATTATTATGTTATGTGTGTAAacactttgtatttgtcaaaacatttaggaCTATTTTATTTCAAAAGCCAATGTAACAGTCGTGGATCAACTGTGGCaggaaaattaaaattaaaagtgCGTAGTTTATAATGTACTGTGACAGCGGTCATATAAATTAGCACATTCATTGTTCGTTGCAGACAGACCCCCAGCTACACAAGATGGCGCCCTCCGCGCCACACTGAGTAACGCGGCGGTTCGGGATGACGTCACAGAGGACTGGACACTGCAGCTACACTGTGGTCAATTTGTGGACCTTGGTCATCCCCCTGTAGATGTCGTCTGgaaggtgtgtatgtgtgtgtgtgagtgagtgagtgagtgagtgagtgtgtgtgtgtgtgtgtgtgtgtgtgtgtgtgtgtgtctgtgtgtgtgtgtgtctgtgtgtgtgtgtgtgtgtgatgtttcatATTACTAATGTGGCATTTATTTTTCACAGTGGAAACACATCACGGCCTCAATCGACAGAATGTCAACTTATTTCAGATCATCTGAggacagtacatgtacatgctttcaGTTCTCTGTTTTGACCACTTGCTTTCTGCTTTGTCGTTCCGTACTAGTTGTCTATCTTACACCACCGTTGATTTTTTTGAAATTCTCTCCATGTCGAACATTGATTGTCTGACAGACGCCATCAGGTGAGGTGAGGAACAGCAGCTACCGGGACAATGGCACGTTTGTCCTGTCGCTGTCCAGCCCTGTCCAGGGAGGTAACTATTCCTGTCACCTGCCCCCTTCTGCCCCCGCTGCCCGCTGTCTGACCGCTACCTCGCCGCTGAACGCTGCAGCCCAGCTCTACGTAGGCGACAAGGACGTCAGGTTGTCGTTCTTGGAGGCCCACCAGAAGGAGATAGAGCAGGTgaacaaagaccagaatggAATCATAGAAGACATGATGCAAGTAAACACGGACCAGAATGGAATCATAGAAGACAATATGCAAGTGATTAAGGACCAGAATGGAACCATAGAAGACATGATGCAAGTGAACAGGGACCAGAATGGAACCATAGAAGACATGATTCAAGTGAACAAGGACCAGGCGATGCAACTTCAGGAACAAGGCCTACACCTGAACCAAACCATATCAGAGATGACCCAACAGTGCATTATGAGAGCTCGTGAGTACATACAGAGAAAACCTTTCACAAAAGATACCAATAACTTTTAATAATTAAAAAAGGACACACAGGTTATAAGACCATTTGTTTAAAGAATGTGTTGGTCAACAAAACTGTCGACCATTGGTTTGCTGCTTTGTCTGGTTGAGGAGTTGATATGGGCTGGCTTACCTCGATGTCTTTCATTTGCTTGAGGTCGCATGACAGCGCTGTGTAAATGTAtgggtgtggtgtgtgggtgAGGGAGGGTCTGTCAATGTTTttgtatatgtataggttacatcacgagtttttttttatatggcttgtatttcagtcaagaacCCAGCGGATGAACATCAAGGGACACatgagcctctggcgagtgagtccctttgatatttgcccggggtcttgactgaaatacaatccATTCAGAAAcatcacgagtgttgtaacctgtatatccctTGAAGACCCAAAAGTCAAAGTGCGATGGAAACATTAAGCTTcagttgtctgttcagatgaggcactGAGGGCTTAACCTCAtcacattaacagctattgtgttttgaGCGTAGCAATatggtccgatatttagacgagacaagtataatgccgacgagtcgaagacgagtcgcattatacttgttcgaatctaaatatcggaccctattgctacgctgaaaacacaatagcgattatgtagctgttatgaccttgatttgttgttccaaacttacaaaatgacagtttttgcgtcgatgcgttgatctcaggttttgatagcagacatgttcgcgcagacatgcacaccgctacacgctttctgactttggaagaaaaactgactccaagtgcattcgatttcacaacacagttgttgaaacagctttttattagtttatTTGTATGCAACAAACAGAAGTTTGAGGTTTTAATTTTGAAAAAGGCTAATAATGAAGAAAATCAAAACataacatcaacggaaaactagaaacaactgaagaactataGGAAGCAAGAAGGGGTGAAGAAGAGATAATGGAACAGCCATTTCGAACAACGCGCGGCGACAGCAAAGTTTTCTGTTTGTGTCAGGCAACTGACCTCACagtcacacaggcacacaaaaacggctgttccgttttactcccctgtttgtattACATCTtttgactttgggcattttgtggtgtttagggacagaaaataattggtttagttctgtttcatcgggaagttagcagaaaagggtatgctatcgacatttgaaaagctgaaaaacatttccgagaagaatttcaagttgtcagtgtatgctgttgtcgatagaaacatcgccgcgtggtacagatgggtaaaccggaaccatgcgtctttgttattgacaatattatgcttttggatattgagaaaaatggccgacttccgtagcattatgctttgatgatcggaagagaccatccaatcacagcccccgaattcccccacgtgttcatcagaatagctatataactTTATAATGCCAAGTTGGTGCATAATAGCGGCGTCGCTGTCCCTGTcagttgaaagcctcttacactgatttgactgaatacctagtaAATGGTTATACACATGCATCTGctgagatcttggacaccttcat from Littorina saxatilis isolate snail1 linkage group LG13, US_GU_Lsax_2.0, whole genome shotgun sequence encodes:
- the LOC138946127 gene encoding tenascin-R-like; the protein is YFPQAPGKDKGTQIATYKGKHFYATANTRVDFLPNAGLSLRFARPQDSGNYSVQVKLKQAHSSLASVWRTVTLSVTDRPPATQDGALRATLSNAAVRDDVTEDWTLQLHCGQFVDLGHPPVDVVWKTPSGEVRNSSYRDNGTFVLSLSSPVQGGNYSCHLPPSAPAARCLTATSPLNAAAQLYVGDKDVRLSFLEAHQKEIEQVNKDQNGIIEDMMQVNTDQNGIIEDNMQVIKDQNGTIEDMMQVNRDQNGTIEDMIQVNKDQAMQLQEQGLHLNQTISEMTQQCIMRARNTSSCVDWLSLDPLSGLRTVCVSGEPVTVYCDQTTDNGGWIVFQRRMDASVDFFRGWTDYRNGFGDLEGNFWLGLDKLHRLTTSQRYELRVDLHLWNGTKGSATYSGFYVEDVSHNFTLRFDRFTGGNAGDSLYYHRGAQFSTKDRDHDIHSSTNCAQRFHGAWWYKSCLHSNLNGDYKVSRSAPKYDGMIWSTFGGGNVSTRFSEMKIRTM